A window of Myxococcus fulvus genomic DNA:
GACGCGCGCTTCAACAGCCCAGGCCCGAGCGGGCACGACAGGCACACCCCTGACAGCAGCGGCGGAACGGCGCGGCCATCGAGGTGGAAGGCATCAGCACGAAGCGCAAGCTAACGGCTGATACGGCGAGCCGTCAACCCACGCTCCGATTCACGACTCGTGAGTCCCACCCGCGCGTCGTGGCAGGGCGTGTGGCCCCAGGTGGGAGGACGTCGTGACGCGCTCCAGGGACGCGGGGGCATCGAGTCGCAGCGCAGAGCGGTCCAGTTCCGAGAGCCGCGGGCAACCCAGCAGCGCGAGCGTGCGGTCGACCTCGGAGGTGAGGATGTCCAGCGCCCGCTCCACGCCCGCTCGTCCGTTCGCGGCCAGGCCGTAGAGGAAGGGCCGGCCCACCATGCAGGCGCGAGCCCCCAGGGCGATGGCCTTCACGATGTCGGAGCCCCGGCGGATGCCGCCATCGAGGATGACCTCGGAGCGGCCCTCCACGGCGTCCACCACCTCGGGCAGCACGTCGATGGCGGCGGGGAGGAAGTCGAGCTGTCGTCCGCCGTGATTCGATACGACGAGCGCCTCGACTCCGAGCGACACGGCCTTGCGCGCGTCCTCCGCGCACGAGATGCCCTTGAGCACGAGGGGGCCGGGCCAGATGGAGCGCAGCCACTCGACGTCCTTCCACGTGACGGCGGGGTCGAACTGGCTGTTGGTGAAGCGCGCCACGCCCACGGCGTTCGCCTGGGTGAGCGCGGGGTGGTCCACGAAGTTGCCGAAGGTGGCGCGCGGGCTGGACGTCATGCGCAGCACCCAGCCGAGGTGGCGCAGCACATCCATCACGTTGGAGAAGTGCAGGCGTGGAGGGACGGTGAAGCCGTTGCGGCGGTCCTGCTCGCGGTTGCCCATGACGGGCACGTCCACGGTGAGGCACAGCGCGCGGTAGCCCGCGGCCTTCGCGCGCTCCACGAGGGATTGGGTGACGCCCCGGTCCTTCCAGACATAGAGCTGGAACCAGAGGGGCGCGGAGGACGCGGCGGCGACCTCTTCAATCGTCCCGATGGACATGGTGCTGAGGGTGAAGACGGCGCCTCGGCTCGCGGCGGCCTTGGCGGCCAGCTCTTCTCCTCGCGGCGCGAGCAGGCCCGCGAGCCCCGTGGGGCCGAGGATGATGGGCGTGGCGAGCCGCTCTCCGAGGAGCGTGGTGGAGTGGTCGATGACGCTCACGTCCACGAGCGAGCGCGCGCGGAAGAGATAGCGCTCGAAGCTCCGTCGATTCGCGGCGGTGGTGAAGCCGTCGTCCGAGGCGCCCTCGACATAGTCGAAGACGGTCCGGGGCAGCCGCCGCCGCGCGCGCTGACGCAGGTCCTCGATGCTGACGCTCACGATGCGGGCTCCCGGGAAGCGACGACGCTCCCGAGGATAGCAGCCCTGGAGAGGGCTGGGTCATCCGGAGCTACTCCTCCAGCTCCGCGCGCGAGCGGCTCCCAGGCGCGAACCCCAGCGCCAGTTCCTTCAGTTCGAACGTCAGCTCACGGATGGGGAAGGGCCGCACGTTCCCGAGGACAATCACGGTCAGCCGGTCTTCGGTGTAGTGGTGGAGATTGGAGAGGAAGCCATCCATCGAGCCTCCGTGCCGCACCAGCACGCCGTGCTCCTGGATGCCGGGGCCTCGCTGGTAGGGCTGAATCCGGAAGCCATAGCCGTAGTACCCCATCGCGCGGCTGCCTCCCGTGAACAGCCGCTTCCTGCTCTCCTGGGAGAGCCACTGTTCGCCGAAGAGCGCCTGGTCCCAGGCATACAGGTCATCCACCGTCGAGTAGATGTCGCCCGAGCCCAGGGCGTAGGAGACGTTGTTCTCGTCGCGGGAAACGCCCAGCAGACCCTTGGCGTAGCCAAACGCGCGCTTGGGTGGGACGTTCGTCGCACGCTCGATACCCGAGGCCGACATCGCGAGGGGGCCGAAGGTCTTCGCTTGGAGCACCTGCGCGTAGGTCTTGCCGGTGACGGCTTCGATGACGAGGGCCGCGAGGTGATAGTTCAGATTCGAGTACTCGTACTTCGCCCCAGGCTTGAACGAGAGGCGCGCGGTGTTGATGAGCCGCAATATCTCCGCCGAGGAGACGTCCGCCTCGGACTCGCGCTCCACCAGTGAGTCCAGATGCACGGGCAGCCCGGACTGC
This region includes:
- a CDS encoding alpha-hydroxy acid oxidase — encoded protein: MSVSIEDLRQRARRRLPRTVFDYVEGASDDGFTTAANRRSFERYLFRARSLVDVSVIDHSTTLLGERLATPIILGPTGLAGLLAPRGEELAAKAAASRGAVFTLSTMSIGTIEEVAAASSAPLWFQLYVWKDRGVTQSLVERAKAAGYRALCLTVDVPVMGNREQDRRNGFTVPPRLHFSNVMDVLRHLGWVLRMTSSPRATFGNFVDHPALTQANAVGVARFTNSQFDPAVTWKDVEWLRSIWPGPLVLKGISCAEDARKAVSLGVEALVVSNHGGRQLDFLPAAIDVLPEVVDAVEGRSEVILDGGIRRGSDIVKAIALGARACMVGRPFLYGLAANGRAGVERALDILTSEVDRTLALLGCPRLSELDRSALRLDAPASLERVTTSSHLGPHALPRRAGGTHES
- a CDS encoding serine hydrolase domain-containing protein, whose translation is MALLSLLALTSFCLGAAPQDSVAAKLDAHLRTYVDKEGFRGAVLVAKDGKVLHRAAYGLSDEKGKRPNQVDSQFLIGSLTKSFTAVTVMQLVEDGTLDLQAPLSRYLPKLRADLGKSLTLHLLLKQQSGLPVHLDSLVERESEADVSSAEILRLINTARLSFKPGAKYEYSNLNYHLAALVIEAVTGKTYAQVLQAKTFGPLAMSASGIERATNVPPKRAFGYAKGLLGVSRDENNVSYALGSGDIYSTVDDLYAWDQALFGEQWLSQESRKRLFTGGSRAMGYYGYGFRIQPYQRGPGIQEHGVLVRHGGSMDGFLSNLHHYTEDRLTVIVLGNVRPFPIRELTFELKELALGFAPGSRSRAELEE